From Mesomycoplasma dispar, a single genomic window includes:
- a CDS encoding ATP-binding cassette domain-containing protein, with amino-acid sequence MFFSFARIVFALFTTTIAIILLSKYWGWIVFLNVLFSGFIIYLTQKKYGPQFQEKHKTLSDASQNITKNNLDILNNFKLFYFHSKTKKISGKILKNFKIFTEKQIPVYKWSLKSSSISTALVYLFNSIGFILILLLTVFKFYEISIFIPLTNYSISLLQNSINFLSNLMQYWIVKSSIVKIFPSQKTKIEKINLLKPIEKIQFQNVSFGYDENLVIKNLNLMIENNKKYALMSKSGSGKSTLVKLMSGIYDNYQGNIIINEKYQLKDLDFNYIRSQMAIIDNQNIIFPGNIVENITLFSKNPDFAKLNQIISELQANWMILEQKVDSSTLSEGQKQLIVLARLLYHEMKIWIVDEALDNIQKDLSSLFLQKLIIKRNITLIYVSHHIEKENLDQFDKLISL; translated from the coding sequence ATGTTTTTTTCTTTTGCTAGAATAGTTTTTGCTCTTTTTACAACAACTATTGCGATCATTTTATTATCAAAATATTGAGGTTGGATTGTTTTTTTGAACGTTCTTTTTTCAGGTTTTATTATTTATTTAACCCAAAAAAAATACGGTCCACAATTTCAAGAAAAACATAAAACATTATCAGATGCTTCGCAAAATATAACAAAAAATAATCTTGATATTCTTAATAATTTTAAATTATTCTATTTTCATAGCAAGACTAAAAAAATATCGGGAAAAATACTTAAAAATTTTAAAATTTTCACAGAAAAACAAATACCAGTTTATAAATGATCTTTAAAATCGAGTTCTATATCCACCGCATTAGTTTATTTATTTAATTCAATTGGATTTATATTAATTTTATTATTAACCGTTTTTAAATTTTATGAAATTTCTATTTTTATACCATTAACAAACTACTCTATAAGTTTGTTACAAAATTCTATTAATTTTTTATCCAATCTTATGCAGTATTGAATTGTTAAGTCAAGTATTGTAAAAATTTTTCCAAGCCAAAAAACAAAAATTGAAAAAATAAATTTATTAAAACCGATAGAAAAAATTCAGTTTCAAAATGTTTCATTTGGCTACGATGAAAATTTGGTTATCAAAAATTTGAATTTAATGATTGAGAATAACAAAAAATACGCACTGATGTCTAAAAGCGGGTCTGGGAAATCAACTTTAGTTAAATTAATGTCTGGAATTTATGATAATTATCAAGGAAATATTATCATTAATGAAAAATACCAACTTAAAGATCTAGATTTTAATTATATTAGATCGCAAATGGCAATAATCGATAATCAGAATATTATTTTTCCTGGAAATATAGTAGAAAATATCACTTTATTTTCAAAAAATCCAGATTTTGCTAAACTTAATCAAATAATTTCAGAACTTCAAGCAAATTGGATGATTTTGGAACAAAAAGTAGATTCATCAACTCTTTCAGAAGGTCAAAAGCAGTTAATTGTTCTTGCTCGTTTGTTATATCATGAAATGAAAATTTGAATAGTTGATGAAGCTCTCGATAATATACAAAAAGATCTTTCGAGTTTGTTCCTACAAAAATTAATTATTAAAAGAAATATAACTTTAATTTATGTGTCTCACCACATAGAAAAGGAAAATTTAGATCAATTTGATAAGTTAATTTCTCTATAA
- a CDS encoding PTS sugar transporter subunit IIB → MSLKIVAACGNGMGTSMIIKLKVQKIVKELGVDASVEALSMGQSKGLTNSVDVIIASKHLVSEFNPNQKAKIVGVTNLMDENEIKTALEPVLEELR, encoded by the coding sequence ATGTCATTAAAAATTGTTGCAGCCTGCGGAAACGGGATGGGAACTTCAATGATAATTAAGTTGAAAGTGCAAAAAATTGTTAAAGAATTAGGAGTTGATGCATCTGTTGAAGCGCTTTCAATGGGGCAATCAAAAGGACTTACTAATTCAGTTGATGTTATTATCGCATCTAAACATCTTGTTAGTGAATTTAATCCAAACCAAAAAGCAAAAATTGTTGGTGTGACCAACTTAATGGACGAAAATGAAATCAAAACTGCTCTTGAGCCAGTTTTAGAAGAACTACGTTAA
- a CDS encoding nicotinate-nucleotide adenylyltransferase — protein MMKFKKIAIYGGTFNPVHKAHLEIAKKAVDFLDLDKLFFVPNYISPLKKGAKNIADAKFRYEMLKLVQIEKTEVCDFEIKARKISYTIDTVNYFAKKYPETKIFLIIGSDNLANFKFWKNYKEIIEKVQLVVFTRKNYPDFKHLKRYKAMILPSKLPNFSSSEIRKGDFHALDVKVRAYIGKNFLYTESILKGFLGNSKRLIHSRNTAKLAKEYAQINGLNSKMAYYAGLFHDLTKKWTKDQHLNFLREQKIDANNLQEYELHQLSASIWLKNIYLLPYEEIIYAISCHTSLCFEMSLFDKAIYVADKLARGRRFLGVQKLRSLAKQDLDKAFKILVKMAQDQHKDALNSPQQNQLYEKHQN, from the coding sequence ATGATGAAATTTAAAAAAATTGCAATTTATGGCGGCACTTTTAACCCTGTACACAAAGCACATTTAGAAATTGCCAAAAAAGCGGTTGACTTTTTAGATTTAGACAAACTTTTTTTTGTACCTAATTACATAAGTCCGCTCAAAAAAGGTGCAAAAAATATTGCTGATGCAAAATTTCGTTACGAAATGTTAAAGTTAGTGCAAATTGAAAAAACTGAAGTTTGTGACTTTGAAATTAAGGCAAGAAAAATTAGTTACACAATTGACACAGTTAATTATTTTGCAAAAAAATACCCAGAAACAAAGATTTTTTTAATTATTGGCTCTGATAATCTAGCAAATTTTAAATTCTGGAAAAACTATAAAGAAATTATCGAAAAAGTCCAACTTGTTGTTTTTACACGCAAAAATTATCCCGATTTTAAACATTTAAAACGTTATAAAGCGATGATTTTACCTTCAAAACTACCTAATTTTAGTTCCTCAGAGATAAGAAAAGGTGATTTTCATGCCCTTGATGTCAAAGTTAGAGCTTATATTGGGAAAAATTTTTTATACACTGAATCAATTCTAAAAGGTTTTCTCGGTAATTCAAAACGATTAATTCATTCAAGAAATACGGCAAAACTTGCAAAGGAATATGCACAAATTAACGGACTGAATTCAAAAATGGCTTATTATGCTGGCTTATTTCACGATCTTACAAAAAAATGGACAAAAGATCAACACCTTAACTTTCTTAGGGAGCAAAAAATTGATGCTAATAATCTTCAGGAATACGAATTACACCAACTTTCTGCATCAATTTGACTAAAAAATATTTATTTACTTCCTTATGAAGAAATAATTTATGCAATTTCTTGTCATACTAGTCTCTGTTTTGAAATGTCTTTATTCGATAAAGCAATTTACGTTGCCGATAAATTAGCTCGCGGTCGTCGGTTTTTGGGAGTGCAAAAATTGCGTTCACTTGCAAAACAAGATCTAGATAAAGCCTTTAAAATATTAGTAAAAATGGCGCAAGACCAACATAAAGATGCGCTAAATTCACCACAGCAAAATCAACTTTATGAAAAACACCAAAATTAG
- a CDS encoding Cof-type HAD-IIB family hydrolase, with the protein MKTSNRFLFVLDLDGTVLSDSATSEIHPDTETEIKRAVELGHTVCILTGRPWRSTKPIYEKLGLNTIVANFNGAFVHNPTDSDFVPTINYINLNDILYIMGDKRVKNEISNVAIEGPGWAKIKKRDKQLEQVFGFDHLNNLKPGLNFHKIPLKPTCLILDTKPTTNIIDFKLYLERRYGDLGEFSAWSKGENHTFVFDMTAIGVNKSKAVSMLSRYYKIDLDNIISIGDSYNDIGMFTISTISVAMKNSPPQVKKHATVVLNKTNKEGGVGDYIRRFLKNPQKEIEKSKKIKDLRSAVTVGTIDY; encoded by the coding sequence ATGAAAACTTCAAATCGTTTCTTATTCGTTTTAGACCTTGATGGCACCGTTTTATCAGACAGTGCAACTTCAGAAATTCACCCTGATACCGAAACAGAAATCAAACGCGCTGTTGAATTAGGACATACTGTTTGTATTTTAACTGGAAGACCGTGAAGATCAACAAAGCCAATCTACGAAAAACTCGGCCTTAATACAATTGTTGCTAATTTTAACGGTGCTTTTGTGCATAACCCCACTGATAGCGATTTTGTACCGACAATAAATTATATTAATTTAAACGATATTTTATACATTATGGGCGATAAACGAGTTAAAAATGAAATTTCAAATGTTGCAATTGAAGGTCCAGGATGGGCAAAAATTAAAAAACGTGATAAGCAATTAGAGCAAGTTTTTGGTTTTGACCATCTTAATAATTTAAAACCAGGACTTAATTTTCATAAAATTCCTTTAAAACCGACCTGTTTGATTTTAGATACAAAACCAACAACAAATATAATCGACTTTAAACTTTATTTAGAACGGCGTTATGGCGATTTAGGCGAATTTTCCGCCTGGTCTAAAGGTGAAAATCATACTTTTGTCTTCGATATGACCGCAATCGGTGTTAATAAATCAAAAGCAGTTTCGATGTTGTCCCGTTATTATAAAATTGATCTTGATAATATAATTTCAATCGGTGATAGTTATAATGACATTGGGATGTTCACGATTTCGACAATTTCGGTAGCAATGAAAAATTCGCCGCCACAAGTAAAAAAACATGCCACTGTTGTTTTGAATAAAACAAACAAAGAAGGCGGCGTTGGCGATTATATCCGCCGTTTTTTGAAAAATCCGCAAAAAGAGATTGAAAAATCAAAAAAAATTAAGGATCTTCGTTCGGCTGTCACAGTTGGAACAATTGATTATTAA
- a CDS encoding PTS sugar transporter subunit IIA — MSVNLLKNLIENDSILIDQKASTWQEAIAISCKPLVEKELINQSYIDAIITSTIENGPYYILAPFLAMPHAEAGLGVFKDCFSLVVFDKPFYFDGDSRPVQILITLGATSSDIHTSVALPQIVAAFEDTTNIEKIIQAKSKEEIIEILEKVDFSKYLDN; from the coding sequence ATGTCAGTTAATTTACTTAAAAATTTAATCGAAAATGACTCAATTCTAATCGACCAAAAAGCATCAACTTGACAGGAAGCAATTGCAATTTCTTGCAAACCTTTGGTTGAAAAAGAACTAATTAACCAAAGTTATATCGATGCAATTATTACTTCAACAATCGAAAACGGTCCTTATTACATTCTCGCGCCCTTTTTAGCGATGCCACATGCCGAAGCTGGTCTTGGCGTTTTTAAAGATTGTTTTTCACTTGTTGTTTTTGACAAACCTTTTTATTTCGATGGTGACAGTCGCCCAGTACAAATTCTTATTACTTTAGGTGCAACTAGTTCCGATATTCATACATCAGTTGCACTTCCACAAATTGTTGCCGCTTTCGAAGATACTACTAACATTGAAAAAATTATTCAGGCTAAAAGCAAAGAGGAAATTATTGAAATTCTTGAAAAAGTTGATTTTTCAAAATATTTAGATAATTAG
- a CDS encoding PTS ascorbate transporter subunit IIC produces MSLGKNKKILIGLLIFLFINILIIGITLGVRIGHNKESFGTALSFLARRVYLDNYLRQNPLLLGSLVLFGYLALGRGKVESILGALKTAIGVFLLTVGSGGLVGLAKPVFDAIGKIREGGVVPLDPYLGWTSADNFLQKGFGEANDFLTLVSFTFIFAFIVNILMVLAKRFTNTNAIMITGHVMLQQSSIVTALLYVILFRSIPLVDGGIGVGQQAGLVFISGLFLGIYWATSSVATLKMTNLVTQNAGFAVGHQQMLTLFTSYKMGRFFGKKEHSAENRKLPQSLKIFEDNIFTQTIIILVLFAVLFAVIIGYYGVENVINSSYNGFAGPKVDKDSPVFIKNASEAAKSIGAAWNGSFGGANFVFIIFGGVLRIIATLIALMTGVRMFVTELQQSFHGISEKIIPGAVVAVDIAATYGFSINAVTYGFLGGVLGQFLAVFIAIGLAAIPGNNYSLVAVPLFITLFFNSGAMGVYANASGGWKASFIVPAIIGFFEIIIISFALKLVQNISDSGIPSLLNKNTGISEIQNPVSTGFLGMGDWNLFFGIVLIIGQFHFVLGWISVVIAIILLILLAQAVDSTKQHKKTWLQKLLKIDVDLIEKEA; encoded by the coding sequence ATGTCACTAGGTAAGAATAAAAAAATTCTTATTGGCTTACTTATTTTCTTATTTATTAATATTTTAATTATCGGAATTACTCTCGGAGTTAGAATTGGGCATAACAAAGAAAGTTTTGGTACCGCCCTTAGTTTTTTAGCTCGTCGTGTTTATCTTGATAACTATTTAAGACAAAACCCGCTTCTACTCGGATCGCTTGTTCTTTTTGGATATCTTGCCCTAGGTCGGGGAAAAGTAGAATCAATACTTGGAGCACTAAAAACTGCAATCGGAGTTTTCTTGCTTACAGTCGGATCCGGTGGTCTTGTTGGTCTTGCAAAACCAGTTTTTGATGCAATTGGGAAAATTAGAGAAGGTGGAGTTGTTCCCCTTGATCCTTATCTAGGTTGAACCTCTGCTGATAATTTTCTCCAAAAAGGTTTTGGTGAAGCAAATGACTTTCTTACATTAGTATCCTTTACTTTCATTTTTGCTTTTATCGTTAATATTTTAATGGTTTTAGCAAAAAGATTTACAAATACAAACGCAATTATGATTACCGGACACGTTATGTTGCAGCAATCATCAATTGTAACTGCTTTATTGTACGTAATTCTTTTCCGTTCAATTCCACTTGTTGATGGCGGAATTGGCGTTGGTCAGCAAGCAGGTCTTGTTTTTATTTCCGGGCTATTTTTAGGAATTTACTGGGCAACTTCATCAGTTGCAACCCTAAAAATGACTAATTTAGTAACCCAAAATGCTGGTTTTGCCGTTGGTCACCAACAAATGCTTACCTTATTTACAAGTTATAAAATGGGTCGCTTTTTTGGAAAAAAAGAACATAGTGCTGAAAATCGTAAATTACCACAATCACTTAAAATTTTTGAGGATAACATTTTTACTCAAACAATAATTATCCTTGTTTTATTCGCCGTTTTATTCGCCGTTATTATCGGTTATTATGGTGTTGAAAACGTTATAAATTCTAGTTATAACGGATTTGCCGGTCCAAAAGTTGATAAAGATTCTCCCGTTTTCATAAAAAATGCTAGTGAAGCCGCAAAAAGTATTGGTGCTGCCTGAAATGGATCTTTTGGTGGCGCTAACTTTGTCTTTATAATTTTTGGTGGAGTTTTAAGAATTATTGCAACCTTAATCGCCTTAATGACTGGAGTGAGAATGTTTGTTACTGAATTGCAACAATCATTCCACGGAATTTCTGAAAAAATAATTCCAGGCGCGGTTGTTGCTGTTGATATTGCTGCAACTTATGGATTTTCAATTAATGCCGTAACTTACGGATTTTTAGGTGGAGTTTTAGGACAATTCTTAGCTGTTTTCATCGCTATTGGACTTGCAGCAATTCCGGGAAATAATTACTCACTTGTTGCTGTCCCACTTTTCATTACACTCTTTTTCAACTCTGGAGCAATGGGAGTATATGCAAACGCTTCAGGTGGATGAAAAGCATCATTTATTGTTCCAGCAATTATCGGATTTTTTGAAATCATAATAATTTCTTTTGCACTTAAATTAGTACAAAACATTTCTGATAGCGGAATACCATCACTTCTCAATAAAAACACCGGAATTTCCGAAATTCAAAACCCAGTATCAACCGGATTTTTAGGAATGGGTGACTGAAACCTTTTCTTTGGAATCGTCTTAATCATCGGTCAATTCCACTTTGTTCTTGGATGGATTTCTGTTGTTATAGCAATAATTCTATTAATTTTACTTGCACAAGCAGTTGATTCAACAAAACAACATAAAAAAACTTGATTGCAAAAACTGTTAAAAATTGATGTCGATCTTATCGAAAAAGAAGCCTAA
- a CDS encoding ATP-binding cassette domain-containing protein, with amino-acid sequence MRTIFKYNIINIIISIFNFALTFYLAIAPKFLFEAISKTNLQNILIFGLSQILALITSGLISVFYASYFATLFSLKNTNNFIKTKIKIKDINYKSFYSKTEGEWNSLLFNDLFTNSNQYYIGVAVFYFTLFPLFASVASAFWLNYILGIVMILFSIIWLFYPLFLKEKINKKIQERLNKLSKLNANVSNVLKKIDGLLFFNKIQVLPKIIKSDVENLAEANASKNFWTRLSSSISTFIEYFLTIIMNLVIILTSTQVGLGYLKTGILVSISTIVSFFLQRITTFMQYFLNNIAIKKGLKKVDINFYDSQKWENFEEKIETIRVENLNFSYENKPVFKNLNLQFDSGKKYLLKGPNGCGKSTLLKIILGLQENYQGKILINNRDLQKINPLDLVKQISYLDSNFDLIGENIAENIYFFNEQNKNKLNKVIRDAVLENDFSETKNKEEIDQKDFSVGQKQRINLASHLYESKKIMIIDESLSNIDIKTANKILEKLLSKTDLMLILISHHYSEFHDLKFDRIIDFAEFE; translated from the coding sequence ATGAGAACAATTTTTAAATATAATATTATAAATATAATTATTTCAATTTTTAATTTTGCATTAACTTTTTATTTGGCAATAGCGCCAAAATTTTTATTTGAAGCAATTTCAAAAACCAATCTTCAAAATATTTTAATTTTTGGTTTAAGTCAAATTTTAGCATTAATAACTTCTGGTTTAATTTCGGTTTTTTATGCCTCGTATTTTGCCACCCTATTTTCGCTAAAAAACACTAACAATTTCATTAAAACTAAAATAAAAATTAAAGACATTAATTACAAATCTTTTTACTCAAAAACAGAAGGTGAATGAAATTCTCTTCTTTTTAACGATCTTTTTACAAATTCAAACCAATATTATATAGGAGTTGCGGTTTTTTATTTTACCTTATTCCCATTATTTGCATCAGTGGCATCCGCTTTTTGGCTTAATTATATTTTAGGAATAGTTATGATTCTTTTTAGTATTATATGACTTTTCTACCCTTTATTTCTTAAAGAAAAAATAAACAAAAAAATACAGGAAAGATTAAACAAACTTTCTAAATTAAACGCAAACGTTTCAAATGTTTTAAAAAAAATTGACGGCCTTTTATTTTTTAACAAAATTCAAGTTTTACCAAAAATCATTAAATCTGATGTTGAAAATTTGGCCGAAGCAAACGCTAGCAAAAATTTTTGAACGAGATTATCGAGTTCAATTTCAACTTTTATTGAATATTTTTTAACAATAATAATGAATTTAGTAATTATTTTAACCAGCACACAAGTTGGTTTGGGGTATTTAAAAACTGGAATTTTAGTTTCAATTTCGACAATAGTTAGTTTCTTTTTGCAAAGAATTACAACTTTTATGCAATATTTTTTGAACAATATTGCAATCAAAAAAGGTTTAAAAAAAGTTGACATCAATTTTTATGATAGTCAAAAATGAGAAAATTTTGAAGAAAAAATTGAGACTATTCGCGTTGAAAATCTCAATTTTTCATACGAAAACAAACCTGTTTTTAAAAATTTAAACCTTCAATTTGATTCTGGTAAAAAATATTTACTAAAAGGACCAAATGGTTGTGGAAAATCAACACTTTTAAAAATTATTTTAGGTCTGCAAGAAAATTATCAAGGAAAAATTTTGATTAATAATAGAGATTTACAAAAAATCAACCCGCTTGATTTAGTCAAACAAATCAGTTATCTTGATAGTAATTTCGATTTAATTGGCGAAAATATAGCAGAAAATATTTACTTTTTTAATGAACAAAACAAAAATAAATTAAACAAGGTAATCAGAGATGCTGTTTTGGAAAATGACTTTTCAGAAACTAAAAATAAAGAGGAAATCGATCAAAAAGATTTTTCTGTTGGTCAAAAACAAAGAATCAATTTGGCTTCCCACTTATATGAATCAAAAAAAATAATGATTATTGACGAATCGCTTTCGAATATCGATATTAAAACCGCAAATAAAATTTTAGAAAAACTACTTTCAAAAACAGACTTAATGTTAATTTTAATTTCGCACCATTATTCTGAATTTCATGATCTAAAATTTGATAGAATTATTGATTTTGCTGAATTTGAATAA
- a CDS encoding class III lanthionine synthetase LanKC N-terminal domain-containing protein produces the protein MINFIDKNIENNSDFLVKKSSIFWHIIYTKSKIPNSGWKIHISSLIKNISKTLFLVSNYCYKNKLTFKFIADKNKIIENQSKLSWIFSFGKFITIYFVDDIQFLKNIGKISELLKSFNGIQIHSDRLFFDSKVVNYRYGSNFNTPESNFSKSDRKKNYYYLPKNVKEILPENTSIARLDNFLVGGQYEILYIVHQNSASNVYIARREERFYIVKSCPIYAIFSKNKSCIFFRKNELKILKTLSSLKMQITPRFLDSFIVENSFYIIREYIVGKNLNFFMTQNSIFNLNSVNSFVSILVDKLIKTLSTIIIIHNNNIVLNDINLSNFVITSDDKVYFLDFEFSFLLNDKKTSFIDKLELSTDKFNLNKTKINSTKKDIMKLTICFIELFIGQIPKFYSQEKLKWFLLCFFNFVLFYGINFSFFKILLNFLDLNIETEKNILNLKKLKIDNNSKKESLCLISIKAVIIEKFLSISKHFSNHKISKLNFSDFRVDFVFKSINKFPIINNHIKLIDKVEKITKFSNFAKFKTKNLIFWSFWFIYKYKKINNENFKKMYLKIIKYLFDERVVKLKKSVALSNKHYLSPYLLDGMVGLFWLVRLGNVKEYLGEVEEFEKLTTAHISNKVNFWQGLSGIIHYYSKLETNSYNETLQLWVYSILNLWNDTNKTFVEITGYKASYDDKINADLIIFNSLELAIKKLNLNIYNFNLNKTSNKSTINKICNNKAVFRISKIVDQIQNVGKV, from the coding sequence GTGATTAATTTTATAGACAAAAATATCGAAAATAATAGTGATTTTTTAGTAAAAAAATCAAGCATTTTTTGACATATCATATATACAAAATCAAAAATCCCTAATTCAGGTTGAAAAATACATATTTCTAGTTTAATAAAAAACATTAGTAAGACTTTATTTTTAGTTTCTAATTACTGTTACAAAAATAAGTTAACTTTCAAATTTATTGCCGATAAAAATAAAATAATAGAAAATCAGTCAAAACTTTCTTGAATTTTTAGTTTTGGTAAGTTTATTACTATTTATTTTGTTGATGATATTCAGTTTTTGAAGAATATAGGCAAAATTTCTGAATTATTAAAATCATTCAACGGAATTCAAATTCATTCTGATAGACTTTTTTTTGATTCAAAAGTAGTTAACTATCGGTACGGATCGAATTTTAATACCCCCGAATCTAATTTTTCAAAATCTGATCGAAAAAAAAATTACTATTATTTGCCAAAAAACGTTAAGGAAATATTGCCTGAAAACACAAGTATTGCTCGGCTTGATAATTTTTTGGTTGGCGGACAATATGAAATATTATATATAGTTCACCAAAATTCTGCCTCTAATGTGTATATAGCTCGCAGAGAAGAAAGGTTTTATATTGTAAAAAGTTGTCCAATTTATGCTATTTTTTCTAAAAATAAATCATGTATTTTTTTTAGAAAAAACGAACTTAAAATTTTAAAAACCTTAAGTTCGTTAAAAATGCAAATTACCCCTAGATTCTTGGATAGTTTTATTGTTGAGAATTCTTTTTATATTATTAGAGAATATATAGTTGGCAAAAATCTCAATTTTTTTATGACTCAAAATTCAATATTTAATTTGAATTCTGTTAATAGTTTTGTATCAATTTTGGTTGATAAATTGATAAAAACACTATCAACCATTATTATAATTCATAATAATAACATCGTTTTAAACGACATTAATTTATCAAATTTTGTTATTACTAGCGATGACAAAGTTTATTTTTTGGACTTTGAGTTTTCTTTTTTATTGAATGATAAAAAAACCAGTTTTATTGATAAATTAGAACTTTCAACTGATAAATTCAATCTTAACAAAACAAAAATAAACAGCACAAAAAAAGACATTATGAAGTTAACAATTTGTTTTATTGAATTGTTTATCGGGCAAATCCCCAAATTCTATTCACAAGAAAAACTAAAGTGGTTTTTATTGTGCTTTTTTAATTTTGTACTTTTTTATGGGATAAACTTTTCTTTCTTTAAAATTTTATTAAATTTTCTCGATTTAAACATTGAGACAGAGAAAAATATACTTAATTTAAAAAAATTAAAAATTGATAATAACTCAAAAAAAGAATCCTTATGCTTAATATCAATAAAGGCTGTTATCATTGAAAAGTTTTTATCAATTTCAAAGCATTTTTCAAACCATAAAATAAGTAAACTTAATTTTTCAGATTTTAGGGTTGATTTTGTTTTCAAATCAATAAATAAATTTCCTATAATTAATAATCACATTAAATTAATTGATAAAGTGGAAAAAATAACCAAATTTTCTAATTTTGCTAAATTCAAAACTAAAAACCTAATTTTTTGGTCCTTTTGATTTATCTACAAATATAAAAAAATAAATAATGAGAACTTCAAAAAAATGTATTTAAAAATTATTAAATACTTGTTTGACGAAAGAGTTGTTAAATTGAAAAAATCAGTCGCTTTGTCAAACAAACATTATTTATCTCCGTATTTATTGGATGGAATGGTTGGGTTATTTTGGTTGGTTAGACTTGGTAATGTGAAAGAATATTTAGGCGAAGTTGAAGAATTCGAAAAATTAACAACCGCCCACATTTCAAATAAGGTTAATTTTTGGCAAGGGCTTTCAGGAATTATCCATTATTATTCAAAACTTGAAACAAACTCCTATAATGAAACTTTACAACTATGAGTATATTCAATTTTGAATCTCTGAAATGATACAAATAAAACTTTTGTTGAAATTACAGGGTACAAAGCGTCTTACGATGACAAGATTAATGCTGATTTAATAATTTTTAATTCACTCGAATTAGCAATTAAAAAATTGAATCTCAATATTTATAACTTCAATTTAAACAAAACTTCAAACAAATCGACCATTAACAAAATATGTAATAATAAAGCTGTTTTTCGGATATCTAAAATAGTAGATCAAATTCAAAATGTAGGGAAAGTTTAG
- a CDS encoding glycerophosphodiester phosphodiesterase family protein: MPKKQFLLAHRGFSGIAPENTYLAFEMAYYFCFDGVELDVHLTKDHQIVIIHDEDTFRTAGVKKVIADTNLVDLTDDDHSHFFKIETKKQTILTLDEFLNAFLNKFQIINIELKTDMNEYPGIEEEVHKLAQKYNDEFYEKIIFSSFNFATLKRLHNLDKRFKLALLFWTKNQLLVTKKSEVQKICKFLHPWTKMYQKYPELIKEYNLPINLWTIKSKSDYDQFKDDENVYAQISNYQFEK; encoded by the coding sequence ATGCCTAAAAAACAGTTTTTATTAGCCCATCGTGGTTTTTCTGGAATTGCTCCAGAAAATACATATCTTGCCTTCGAAATGGCTTATTATTTTTGTTTTGATGGTGTCGAACTTGACGTTCATCTTACAAAAGATCACCAAATTGTAATTATTCACGATGAAGATACATTTCGAACTGCTGGGGTTAAAAAAGTAATTGCTGATACAAATTTAGTCGATTTAACCGATGATGACCATAGTCATTTTTTCAAAATCGAAACTAAAAAGCAAACAATTTTAACGCTTGATGAATTTCTTAATGCTTTTCTTAATAAATTCCAAATTATTAACATCGAACTTAAAACCGATATGAACGAATATCCAGGAATTGAAGAAGAAGTTCATAAATTAGCGCAGAAATATAACGATGAATTTTATGAAAAAATTATTTTTTCATCATTTAACTTCGCAACATTGAAAAGATTGCATAATTTGGATAAAAGGTTCAAATTAGCACTTCTTTTTTGGACAAAAAATCAACTTTTGGTAACAAAAAAATCAGAAGTGCAAAAAATTTGTAAATTTTTACATCCGTGAACAAAAATGTACCAAAAATACCCTGAATTAATTAAAGAATATAATTTACCAATTAATCTTTGAACGATTAAGTCCAAAAGCGACTATGACCAATTTAAAGATGATGAAAATGTTTATGCCCAAATTAGTAACTATCAATTTGAAAAATAA